In Streptomyces sp. P3, one DNA window encodes the following:
- a CDS encoding ATP-binding cassette domain-containing protein, which yields MIQAYGLTSDSRKALPPAVDDVSFEACAGRVTVLLGAPGAGKTTVLRLLLGLQQGRGLAYFRGRPLHRVAHPAREVGVLLGDVPGHPARTVRGHLRMLCAAAGVAVRRADEVLEAVGLVSLREERLGGLSRGTDRRLGLACALLADPHTLVLDDPAAGLSGRESRWLHGMLSAHAEQGGAVLTTTADPKEAARVADRVLTLEQGRLVADQEAADFARTRLRPRVAVRSPHAVRLAAQLTREARAAQRSVEVVQEGANRLSVYGSSCADVGETAFRHGILVHQLADETGDMGPKTQKETAGSKAAESRSAKSATAENEATGNKITRHEALRSRALRSEALESMALGNAALEETAGGSGAAGSVAGGAARLESDPGRTKRSLSAGSPSVVASLEHPTPLDPAPADPASTGPASTGSAFTGPAPTGSAPTGRPEDVDDLRFESGAEPTASPPAPRRGAARTPGSLPALPPPLSPRSAPSPLRPLRYEIRRATGISTGFLTGAAVLLLSAFTAVVLGGAGHTAQARLLAAWPVQLPLPPAALGAGLLGALAFGDEFRHPALAGWRGTVPRRLGVLTAKLIVAAVTAVTLACLTVGCDAEVLYLVYGQELARVPADWISLGVSWLGLVVGCAWAGVLAAGVFRSTTAGLAAVVAVPVVVVPVVQKAVESASVRAAAGLPMRLRETLLVQWPFGGERYVDAAARVLGQPVGGAMTLSLAALLCAYLLTTLRGRVR from the coding sequence GTGATCCAGGCCTACGGACTGACCAGCGATTCCCGTAAGGCGCTTCCGCCTGCCGTCGACGACGTCTCCTTCGAGGCGTGCGCGGGCCGCGTCACCGTGCTGCTCGGAGCGCCGGGCGCCGGCAAGACCACCGTGCTGAGACTTCTGCTCGGACTTCAACAGGGCCGCGGCCTGGCCTACTTCAGAGGCCGCCCTCTGCATCGCGTCGCCCACCCCGCACGCGAGGTCGGCGTCCTCCTCGGCGATGTGCCCGGACACCCGGCCCGCACGGTCCGCGGCCACCTGCGCATGTTGTGCGCGGCCGCCGGCGTCGCGGTCCGGCGAGCCGACGAAGTGCTCGAGGCGGTCGGCCTGGTCAGCCTGCGTGAAGAACGCCTCGGTGGCCTCTCCCGAGGTACAGACCGCCGACTAGGCCTGGCCTGCGCGCTTCTCGCCGACCCGCACACCCTCGTCCTCGACGACCCGGCCGCCGGGCTGTCCGGACGCGAGAGCCGCTGGCTGCACGGGATGCTGAGCGCGCACGCCGAGCAGGGAGGCGCGGTGCTGACGACCACGGCCGATCCGAAGGAGGCCGCCCGCGTCGCCGACCGGGTCCTCACCCTGGAGCAGGGCAGGCTCGTGGCCGACCAGGAGGCCGCCGACTTCGCCCGCACCCGGTTGCGCCCGAGGGTGGCCGTCCGCAGCCCCCACGCCGTTCGCCTCGCCGCACAGCTCACCAGGGAGGCCCGCGCAGCGCAGCGTTCCGTCGAGGTGGTGCAGGAGGGCGCCAACCGGCTCTCCGTGTATGGCAGCAGTTGCGCCGACGTCGGTGAGACGGCGTTCCGCCACGGCATCCTCGTCCACCAACTCGCCGACGAGACGGGCGACATGGGGCCTAAGACGCAAAAGGAGACCGCAGGGAGCAAGGCCGCGGAGAGCAGGTCCGCGAAGAGCGCGACCGCGGAGAACGAGGCCACGGGCAACAAGATCACGCGACACGAGGCCTTGAGGAGCAGGGCCTTGAGGAGCGAGGCCCTCGAGAGCATGGCGTTGGGGAACGCGGCCTTGGAGGAAACGGCCGGCGGAAGCGGGGCTGCGGGGAGCGTGGCCGGAGGCGCGGCGCGGTTGGAGTCGGACCCCGGAAGGACAAAACGATCGCTCTCGGCCGGGAGTCCGTCCGTGGTCGCGTCGTTGGAGCACCCCACTCCGCTCGACCCCGCCCCGGCAGACCCCGCCTCTACGGGCCCTGCCTCGACCGGCTCTGCCTTTACGGGCCCTGCCCCGACCGGCTCCGCCCCGACCGGTCGTCCCGAAGACGTGGACGACCTCCGTTTCGAGTCCGGCGCCGAGCCCACGGCCTCGCCGCCCGCCCCTCGCCGCGGCGCTGCCCGAACCCCCGGCAGCCTTCCCGCGTTGCCGCCTCCCCTCTCCCCGCGCTCCGCACCCAGCCCCTTGCGCCCCCTGCGCTACGAGATCCGCCGCGCCACCGGGATCAGCACCGGCTTCCTCACCGGCGCCGCCGTACTGCTCCTCTCCGCATTCACCGCCGTGGTGCTGGGCGGGGCGGGCCACACCGCCCAGGCGCGGCTGCTGGCCGCCTGGCCCGTACAGCTGCCGCTGCCGCCCGCGGCCCTCGGCGCGGGTCTGCTCGGCGCGCTGGCCTTCGGGGACGAGTTCCGCCACCCCGCCCTGGCGGGGTGGCGCGGCACCGTGCCGCGAAGGCTCGGGGTGCTCACCGCAAAGCTGATCGTCGCCGCGGTCACCGCCGTGACGCTGGCCTGTCTCACGGTGGGCTGCGACGCCGAGGTGCTCTACCTCGTCTACGGGCAGGAACTCGCCCGGGTTCCCGCGGACTGGATCTCGCTCGGCGTGAGTTGGCTCGGGCTCGTGGTCGGCTGTGCCTGGGCCGGGGTGCTGGCGGCCGGAGTCTTCCGGTCCACCACGGCCGGACTGGCGGCGGTGGTCGCGGTGCCCGTCGTCGTCGTGCCCGTCGTACAGAAGGCCGTGGAGAGCGCGTCCGTGCGGGCGGCTGCCGGACTCCCGATGCGGTTGCGCGAGACGCTTCTGGTGCAGTGGCCCTTCGGAGGGGAGCGATATGTGGACGCCGCGGCGCGCGTGCTCGGCCAACCCG
- a CDS encoding NUDIX domain-containing protein yields the protein MSYDPSAFPPFAVTVDLVVLTVRRHALCALAVRRGETPFQGWWALPGGFVRADEDLTQAAARELAEETGLHAHDPSVPAQDNGAHLEQLATYGDPERDPRMRVVSVAHLALAPDLPAPRAGGDASNARWAPVEELLQHGGHVRDGEPVAPLAFDHARILADGVERARSKIEYSSLATAFCPTEFTVGELRRVYEAVWGVALDPRNFHRKVTGTPGFLVPTGGTTTRQGGRPAQLFRAGGATLLNPPMLRPEV from the coding sequence ATGTCCTACGACCCGTCAGCCTTTCCGCCCTTCGCCGTGACCGTGGACCTGGTCGTGCTGACCGTGCGCCGCCATGCCCTGTGCGCGCTGGCGGTGCGCAGGGGCGAGACGCCGTTCCAGGGATGGTGGGCGCTACCCGGCGGTTTCGTACGGGCGGACGAGGACCTCACCCAGGCGGCGGCGCGCGAGCTGGCGGAGGAGACCGGGCTGCACGCCCATGACCCCTCGGTCCCGGCCCAGGACAACGGTGCCCACCTGGAACAGCTGGCCACGTACGGCGATCCGGAGCGAGATCCCCGCATGCGCGTGGTGAGCGTCGCGCATCTGGCGCTCGCCCCCGACCTGCCCGCACCACGAGCGGGCGGCGACGCGAGCAACGCGCGCTGGGCGCCCGTCGAGGAACTGCTCCAGCACGGCGGGCACGTCCGGGACGGCGAACCGGTCGCGCCGCTGGCCTTCGACCACGCACGGATCCTCGCCGACGGAGTGGAACGCGCCCGCTCCAAGATCGAGTACTCCTCCCTCGCGACCGCGTTCTGCCCCACGGAGTTCACGGTCGGCGAACTGCGCCGTGTCTACGAGGCGGTGTGGGGCGTGGCGCTCGACCCGCGCAACTTCCACCGCAAGGTGACGGGTACGCCCGGCTTCCTGGTCCCCACCGGCGGCACCACCACCAGGCAGGGGGGCCGGCCCGCGCAACTTTTCAGGGCCGGCGGCGCGACGTTGCTCAACCCGCCGATGCTGCGCCCGGAGGTCTGA
- a CDS encoding glycogen debranching N-terminal domain-containing protein, protein MICVALPGLAVSSDQGQLTGHGLDGIYRAGRRILSRCLLRVAGREPLVVQARMTSADCAHFVAALRVTPHGGPDPDVIVERTRSADGVERITLRSAAARPLCLPVEVALGADLADLGAIGAGAAVPELPASVHGTGLRWSGAGGTSYVTAQPPPADAIAAAGLLRWEFDVPPGGSVRVELRVRLDGAGPVRAVGRTATSPLAPASASGDDPRVRALLATSVKDLRALLVRDPAHPADTHLAAGAPWRCGLAPADALAAARMALPLGTRLAAGTLRILARTQITGPGPRSGMIPGPRRDAGPYLPPGCTGTEATLLFPALLAEARRWGLPDHETEELLPAAERCLTWLRGAVGDQPYLSDPQPDGPVRCETQAHAHRAALLGADLLDACARPGGGTLREWARTSRAVFRRDFWIDDPGGGRPAAARTPDGRTLPHLCATAAHLLDTGLLGGGAQAPGLLDKVQTEQLARLLGGPVMDSGWGLRGLGVDEVGYNPFGHRSGAVRIHETAIAFAGMAAAGYEKESTALLRGVLAASEAFGHRLPEMYAAEQRGDGSAPLPHPAACRPAATAAAAGVLLLTALVGIRPDAPAGTVALRPLPGAPLGEVGLTGMRVADAPFSVRVSRLGLAMVEEAAEGLQLGA, encoded by the coding sequence ATGATCTGCGTCGCTCTGCCGGGCCTCGCCGTCTCGTCCGACCAGGGACAGTTGACGGGACACGGACTCGACGGGATCTACCGCGCGGGCCGACGGATCCTGTCCCGTTGCCTGCTGCGGGTGGCGGGCCGCGAACCGCTCGTCGTCCAGGCCCGGATGACATCGGCCGACTGCGCCCACTTCGTCGCCGCTCTGCGCGTCACGCCGCACGGCGGCCCGGACCCCGACGTGATCGTCGAGCGCACCCGCTCGGCGGACGGCGTCGAGCGGATCACCCTGCGCAGTGCCGCGGCCCGGCCGCTGTGCCTGCCGGTGGAGGTGGCTCTCGGCGCCGACCTGGCCGACCTGGGCGCGATCGGGGCCGGCGCCGCCGTTCCCGAACTGCCCGCCAGCGTCCACGGCACCGGCCTGCGCTGGTCCGGCGCCGGCGGAACCTCGTACGTCACCGCTCAACCGCCGCCCGCCGACGCGATCGCCGCCGCGGGACTGCTGCGCTGGGAGTTCGACGTTCCTCCCGGCGGCAGCGTCCGCGTGGAGCTGCGGGTACGTCTGGACGGCGCCGGACCGGTCCGGGCCGTGGGTCGTACGGCGACCAGCCCCCTGGCTCCGGCGAGCGCCAGTGGTGACGATCCGCGCGTCCGGGCCCTCCTGGCGACGAGCGTGAAGGATCTGCGGGCGCTGCTGGTGCGCGACCCCGCCCACCCCGCGGACACCCATCTGGCCGCCGGAGCGCCCTGGCGCTGCGGTCTCGCCCCGGCCGACGCCCTGGCCGCCGCCCGTATGGCACTGCCGCTCGGCACGCGCCTCGCAGCGGGGACGCTGCGCATCCTGGCCCGCACCCAGATCACCGGACCGGGCCCCCGCTCCGGCATGATTCCCGGCCCCCGGCGGGACGCGGGCCCGTACCTCCCGCCGGGCTGCACGGGAACGGAGGCCACGCTGCTCTTTCCCGCGCTCCTCGCCGAGGCCCGCCGCTGGGGACTGCCCGATCACGAGACGGAGGAACTCCTGCCGGCAGCCGAGCGGTGCCTGACCTGGTTGCGCGGCGCGGTCGGGGACCAGCCCTACCTGAGTGACCCCCAACCCGACGGTCCCGTACGCTGCGAGACCCAGGCCCATGCCCACCGTGCGGCCCTGCTCGGCGCCGACCTCCTCGACGCCTGCGCGAGACCGGGCGGCGGCACCCTGCGGGAGTGGGCCCGGACCTCCCGTGCCGTGTTCCGCCGGGACTTCTGGATCGACGACCCCGGCGGCGGTCGGCCCGCCGCCGCGCGCACTCCGGACGGACGGACGCTGCCCCACCTCTGTGCGACGGCGGCCCATCTCCTCGACACCGGACTGCTGGGCGGCGGCGCCCAAGCCCCGGGACTGCTGGACAAGGTGCAGACCGAGCAGCTCGCCCGACTGCTCGGCGGTCCGGTCATGGATTCGGGCTGGGGACTTCGCGGCCTCGGCGTCGACGAGGTCGGCTACAACCCCTTCGGCCACCGCAGCGGCGCCGTGCGCATCCACGAGACGGCGATCGCTTTCGCCGGCATGGCCGCCGCGGGCTACGAGAAGGAGAGCACAGCGCTGCTCCGGGGCGTGCTGGCTGCGTCCGAGGCCTTCGGCCACCGTCTCCCGGAGATGTACGCCGCGGAGCAGCGCGGGGACGGCAGCGCGCCGCTGCCCCATCCGGCCGCGTGCCGGCCCGCCGCGACCGCCGCGGCCGCGGGCGTCCTGCTGCTGACCGCTCTCGTCGGCATCCGCCCCGACGCGCCGGCCGGGACCGTCGCCCTGCGCCCATTGCCCGGCGCACCCCTGGGCGAGGTCGGTCTCACGGGAATGCGGGTCGCGGACGCCCCCTTCTCCGTACGGGTCAGCAGGCTCGGACTCGCCATGGTGGAGGAAGCGGCCGAGGGCCTTCAACTGGGCGCGTGA